Proteins encoded together in one Lysinibacillus sp. FSL K6-0232 window:
- a CDS encoding iron-containing alcohol dehydrogenase, whose product MIQTKTIFTVHSPGTIVYGRDSFKEVGVYAKKLGTKALIISDPIMNSLGFVEQCTTQLKMQGLEAVSYLGVTTEPDDTYVAEGLELLQAEGCDIIVSVGGGSCIDTAKAIAVVATNGGYIGDYMKMAKVAEQTPIPHIAIPTTAGTGSEATDATVITNTKTDVKMMIKQPAFMPIVAIVDPVLTVTSPPAITAATGIDALSHAIESYLSRLAHPYSDVLALSAMDLIVNNIVKVYEQGDDIDAREAMSLGSMQAGLSFSNASVALVHGMSRPIGALFHVPHGISNAMLLPVVLEYSKGACIDRLADLGQFFYKAKEPLSQEELAHLAIMSIKEMCKHMKIGNLQQWGIDKRAYYEAIPKMADDALASGSPANNPRIPTKEELMELYKIAYTYIF is encoded by the coding sequence ATGATTCAAACGAAAACAATTTTTACGGTTCATTCACCAGGAACCATTGTTTACGGAAGAGATTCATTTAAAGAGGTAGGGGTGTATGCCAAAAAGCTAGGAACAAAGGCGCTAATTATTAGTGATCCAATTATGAACAGCCTAGGCTTTGTAGAGCAGTGTACGACACAATTAAAAATGCAAGGATTGGAAGCGGTTTCGTATTTAGGGGTGACGACTGAGCCTGATGATACATATGTAGCGGAGGGACTTGAGCTATTGCAAGCAGAGGGCTGCGATATTATTGTATCTGTTGGTGGAGGTAGCTGTATTGACACAGCAAAGGCGATTGCTGTTGTCGCTACAAATGGCGGCTATATAGGGGATTATATGAAAATGGCAAAGGTTGCAGAGCAGACACCAATTCCACATATCGCTATCCCTACAACGGCAGGTACAGGCTCTGAAGCAACAGATGCAACAGTTATTACGAATACAAAGACAGATGTGAAAATGATGATTAAGCAGCCAGCCTTTATGCCAATAGTGGCAATTGTTGATCCTGTCTTAACGGTCACATCACCTCCTGCGATTACAGCAGCAACAGGAATTGACGCATTAAGTCATGCCATTGAAAGCTATTTGTCACGTTTAGCACATCCATATTCCGATGTACTTGCATTATCTGCAATGGATTTAATCGTCAATAATATTGTAAAGGTCTATGAGCAGGGTGATGATATTGATGCGAGGGAAGCAATGTCATTAGGCTCTATGCAGGCAGGCTTATCCTTTTCCAATGCTTCTGTCGCATTAGTGCATGGCATGTCACGTCCTATTGGTGCACTGTTCCATGTTCCACATGGTATATCCAATGCAATGCTGCTACCTGTTGTTTTAGAATACTCAAAAGGGGCTTGCATTGATCGACTGGCAGATTTAGGGCAATTTTTCTATAAGGCAAAAGAACCTTTATCACAGGAGGAGCTTGCACATTTAGCGATTATGTCTATTAAGGAAATGTGTAAACATATGAAAATCGGAAATTTACAGCAATGGGGGATAGACAAGCGAGCCTATTATGAGGCTATACCGAAAATGGCAGATGATGCACTTGCCAGTGGTAGCCCTGCCAATAATCCAAGAATTCCAACAAAAGAAGAGTTAATGGAGCTTTATAAAATTGCTTATACGTATATATTTTAA
- a CDS encoding DUF7408 domain-containing protein, translating into MMIISLIMPLTEVHAAATLEVKATAGISGKAKHQTALPLQVTIKNNGEDFSGDMAINAAYSYEIASAYVVPIDLAAGEEKTFTFYLDGTNYGYNSGDLLAFYRGGIEKGEKVEYKGTKQLQTNTLDPTSIFIYTLTDKSDRLSGYLQLTSFAPQNDLEVFHLNQLENYTFPENAQGLAMANIIVVDEVAIADLTQKQQEALLGWVQDGGTLLLGGAEQVNATAGIFQQYLPLSLSPEMTTVTAETLTKLTGGGTFTQPASMYTATNNEGSTPVLTDNDTILASKTKVGSGEIVQTAFSLGDQPLASMDGYTALIAKVVNLQSISQQGAMMQGQPPLERMSYELRDVNELFPSFEVSVSYMLIVIILYILIIGPVLYIVLKKMDKREHAWWIIPSLSIVISIALFIIGAKDRIVQPQVQQTAFYKVNEDSSVNGYYLASILTNRSGNFVVQADQQTTAVATRKSIDMTGNMSSLQDHSYIKEHANGSTLTLRDLSYWSVQSFGGKTSAQNIGKMDIDITLKNNKLTGTVKNNFPFTLKDVTLISGTKEVNLGDIQANDTLQVNKEFKTTILQSPATFNNYNYSYPRKKDEVDPLRIERMKSLAVSLVANDKQPALIAWADQTITGVELETSANMSPITMLIQPFKGNNELSGPFTMKRNNFTYTVNSLSTSGYADQIDGELNQWHLSEGAHEVTITMPEQFMASVETLNELTIANKDVQYMQLSLWNNETNAYEPLVDTKQVLTEQISTYFNAEGELRIEVQYRQNPAGGPTKLPDIELKGVAK; encoded by the coding sequence ATGATGATCATTAGCTTGATTATGCCTTTAACAGAGGTACATGCGGCTGCAACATTAGAGGTGAAGGCAACAGCCGGTATATCGGGGAAAGCTAAACATCAAACAGCACTGCCATTACAGGTGACGATCAAAAATAATGGCGAGGATTTTTCGGGAGATATGGCTATTAATGCTGCTTATTCATATGAGATTGCATCAGCATATGTTGTGCCGATTGATTTAGCAGCAGGTGAGGAAAAAACATTTACATTCTACTTAGATGGCACTAACTATGGTTATAACAGTGGCGATTTATTGGCCTTTTATCGTGGTGGCATTGAAAAGGGTGAAAAGGTGGAATATAAAGGGACTAAACAGTTACAAACAAATACTTTAGACCCTACCTCCATATTCATTTATACATTAACAGATAAAAGTGATCGTCTATCGGGGTATTTACAGTTAACATCATTTGCCCCACAGAATGATTTGGAAGTATTTCATCTTAATCAACTAGAAAATTATACGTTTCCAGAGAACGCACAAGGGCTAGCGATGGCAAATATTATAGTCGTTGATGAAGTAGCAATTGCTGATTTAACGCAAAAGCAGCAGGAGGCTTTACTAGGCTGGGTGCAGGATGGTGGTACGTTGCTATTAGGTGGAGCTGAACAGGTGAATGCAACAGCAGGTATTTTCCAACAATATTTACCACTTTCTTTATCACCAGAAATGACAACTGTTACTGCTGAAACATTAACAAAATTAACAGGTGGCGGTACTTTTACACAGCCAGCTTCAATGTATACAGCAACAAATAATGAAGGCAGTACACCAGTATTAACAGATAATGATACGATTTTAGCATCAAAGACAAAAGTCGGCAGTGGGGAAATTGTGCAAACAGCCTTTTCTTTAGGTGATCAACCGCTGGCATCTATGGATGGCTATACCGCATTAATCGCCAAAGTGGTGAATCTTCAAAGCATTTCTCAGCAAGGAGCGATGATGCAGGGGCAGCCTCCGCTTGAGCGCATGTCCTATGAGCTACGTGATGTCAATGAATTATTCCCATCCTTTGAAGTATCTGTGAGCTATATGCTAATTGTTATTATTCTTTATATTTTAATTATCGGGCCAGTTCTTTATATTGTGCTGAAAAAAATGGACAAGCGTGAGCATGCATGGTGGATTATTCCATCATTATCCATTGTTATATCAATTGCTCTCTTTATTATTGGTGCGAAAGATCGGATTGTTCAGCCACAGGTTCAACAAACAGCCTTTTACAAGGTCAATGAGGATAGCAGTGTGAATGGTTATTATTTAGCCTCTATTTTAACAAATCGTAGTGGGAATTTTGTTGTGCAAGCAGATCAACAAACAACTGCGGTTGCCACAAGAAAATCTATTGATATGACAGGCAATATGAGCAGTTTACAAGATCACTCATATATAAAAGAGCATGCCAATGGTTCAACATTAACATTGCGTGATTTAAGCTATTGGTCTGTTCAATCATTTGGCGGAAAAACATCCGCACAAAATATTGGCAAAATGGATATTGATATTACGTTAAAAAATAACAAGCTAACAGGTACAGTTAAAAATAACTTCCCGTTTACCTTAAAGGATGTCACATTAATTTCTGGTACAAAAGAAGTTAATCTAGGGGATATTCAAGCAAATGATACATTACAGGTGAACAAGGAATTTAAAACAACGATTTTGCAAAGCCCAGCTACATTTAATAATTATAATTATAGCTATCCAAGGAAAAAGGATGAGGTTGATCCGCTGCGTATTGAGCGAATGAAATCATTAGCAGTATCTCTTGTAGCAAATGATAAACAGCCAGCGCTTATAGCTTGGGCAGATCAGACGATTACAGGGGTTGAGCTGGAAACAAGTGCAAACATGTCACCAATTACAATGCTAATTCAACCATTTAAAGGAAATAATGAACTGTCAGGACCATTTACAATGAAGCGTAATAACTTTACGTATACCGTAAATTCATTATCAACAAGTGGCTATGCTGATCAAATAGATGGAGAGTTAAACCAATGGCATTTATCAGAGGGAGCGCATGAAGTAACGATTACGATGCCAGAGCAATTTATGGCTAGTGTGGAAACATTGAATGAGCTAACAATTGCAAATAAGGATGTGCAATATATGCAGCTATCACTGTGGAATAATGAAACAAATGCCTATGAGCCATTAGTCGATACTAAGCAAGTGCTGACAGAGCAAATCTCAACGTATTTTAATGCAGAGGGCGAGCTACGAATTGAAGTGCAATATAGACAAAATCCAGCTGGAGGACCAACAAAATTACCAGATATAGAGCTGAAAGGAGTGGCAAAATAA
- a CDS encoding short-chain dehydrogenase produces MDMWLIPALIAIVIIAAISFVSTLKIAKMTSKRKSENDTPISETVEEYATMLNPIVWVYAIFLLFLGIMIFYYWSKAGY; encoded by the coding sequence ATGGATATGTGGTTAATACCAGCTCTTATTGCAATTGTTATTATTGCTGCAATTTCGTTTGTATCGACATTAAAAATTGCAAAAATGACGTCTAAACGAAAATCAGAAAATGATACACCTATTTCAGAAACAGTTGAAGAATATGCAACAATGTTAAATCCAATTGTATGGGTGTATGCGATTTTTTTACTTTTTTTAGGGATTATGATTTTTTATTATTGGAGTAAGGCTGGCTATTAG
- a CDS encoding AAA family ATPase: MAFTEQQYIDMSVKLQQVKEEIHRFIVGQEEAIDYTLYAVLADGHALLEGLPGLGKTMLIRTISEVLDLSFSRIQFTPDLMPADITGTSMIERTPDGKQQFTFQPGPIFSQMVLADEINRATPKTQSALLEAMGEKTVTILGDTKKMARPFFVLATQNPIEMEGTYPLPEAQMDRFLCKILVPYPEKHELMEIMRRTTGAQDIGLQKLMNTEGLLEAQQMVKEVLVADEMLEFATDLVVATHPERPDALEIVKQYAMYGSGPRGLQSLVKLAKARALMNGRFHVSVADIKSVAKPVLRHRMLLNYEGEASGKTADDVIDVILEKVQQGVSK; encoded by the coding sequence ATGGCATTTACAGAGCAGCAGTATATAGATATGAGTGTGAAATTACAACAAGTAAAAGAAGAAATCCATCGCTTTATTGTTGGGCAGGAGGAGGCGATTGATTATACATTGTATGCCGTGCTAGCAGATGGTCATGCATTGCTAGAGGGGCTACCTGGCTTAGGGAAAACAATGCTGATCCGTACAATTTCTGAAGTGCTTGATTTATCGTTTTCACGTATTCAATTTACCCCTGACTTAATGCCTGCGGATATTACAGGAACAAGTATGATTGAGCGAACACCAGATGGTAAGCAGCAATTTACATTTCAGCCTGGCCCTATTTTTAGTCAGATGGTGTTAGCGGATGAAATTAACCGAGCAACACCCAAAACACAAAGTGCATTACTAGAAGCAATGGGTGAAAAAACGGTGACGATTTTAGGCGATACGAAAAAGATGGCAAGACCATTTTTTGTATTAGCAACGCAAAATCCAATTGAAATGGAGGGAACATATCCATTACCTGAAGCGCAAATGGACCGTTTCCTCTGTAAAATTCTTGTTCCATATCCTGAAAAGCATGAGTTAATGGAAATTATGAGGCGTACAACAGGTGCTCAGGACATTGGTTTACAGAAGCTAATGAATACAGAGGGACTTCTTGAGGCACAGCAAATGGTGAAAGAGGTGCTTGTTGCAGATGAAATGCTGGAATTTGCAACGGATTTAGTGGTAGCCACACATCCTGAAAGACCTGATGCCCTTGAGATAGTGAAGCAATATGCCATGTATGGCAGTGGTCCACGAGGCTTGCAAAGCTTAGTTAAATTAGCAAAAGCACGAGCATTAATGAATGGACGCTTCCATGTTTCGGTTGCTGATATTAAATCTGTTGCTAAGCCAGTATTACGTCATCGGATGCTGTTGAATTATGAAGGGGAGGCTTCAGGAAAAACAGCAGATGATGTGATTGACGTTATTTTAGAAAAGGTACAGCAAGGTGTAAGCAAGTGA
- a CDS encoding LysR family transcriptional regulator, whose translation MATEAEILKILAEERNMRKAAERLFLSQPALSQRLQTIEKDWGAQLFIRSQKGLTATPAGEQVIAYAKEILAKKEEIYETIQALTTRVNGTLKIACASIVGQNWLPKILKDFVMKYPDAKISLMTGWSSEIVRALYDGEAHVGIVRGQVDWKGEKIHLFRDTLYLVDKELNTIEDVLTTERPFIQYKSDSNYYQEIQQWWQQHFASNPRKQILVDQIEICKQMALNGTGYAILPSITLNDDDHIHKIPLTNNEKEFGITRDTWLIGYESSFELRQVEAFVEVVQDHARCLFDYTK comes from the coding sequence ATGGCAACAGAGGCAGAGATTTTAAAAATTCTTGCTGAGGAACGCAATATGCGGAAAGCGGCAGAGCGTCTATTTTTATCCCAACCAGCCCTTTCGCAACGCCTACAAACGATTGAAAAGGACTGGGGTGCACAGCTTTTTATTCGTTCACAAAAAGGCTTAACTGCTACACCTGCTGGCGAACAGGTTATTGCATATGCAAAGGAAATACTAGCGAAAAAAGAGGAAATTTACGAAACGATTCAAGCCTTAACAACGAGGGTCAATGGAACATTAAAAATTGCTTGTGCATCTATTGTTGGTCAGAACTGGCTACCTAAAATATTGAAGGATTTTGTTATGAAATATCCTGATGCCAAAATATCGCTTATGACTGGTTGGAGCTCTGAAATTGTTAGGGCTCTTTATGATGGTGAGGCACATGTGGGTATTGTACGTGGGCAGGTTGACTGGAAGGGAGAAAAAATACACCTTTTTAGGGATACACTTTATTTAGTAGATAAGGAATTGAATACAATTGAAGATGTACTAACAACAGAACGTCCCTTTATTCAATATAAAAGCGATTCCAATTATTATCAGGAAATCCAGCAATGGTGGCAGCAGCATTTTGCTTCAAATCCACGAAAGCAAATATTAGTGGATCAAATCGAAATTTGTAAACAAATGGCTTTAAATGGAACTGGCTATGCTATACTGCCTTCTATCACATTAAATGACGATGACCATATTCATAAAATTCCATTAACAAACAATGAAAAGGAATTTGGCATTACGCGAGATACTTGGCTAATTGGCTATGAGTCATCCTTTGAATTAAGACAGGTTGAAGCATTTGTTGAAGTAGTACAAGATCACGCGCGTTGTTTATTTGACTACACAAAATAA
- the fadH gene encoding 2,4-dienoyl-CoA reductase translates to MLQGKTIIITGGSSGMGLYMAKQFVAEGANVVITGRNEERLAEAKKFIAEAGSSIETFQMDVRVPEHAEAMVAFAVEKFGQVDGLVNNAAGNFIVRAEDLTPNGWKAVVDIVLNGTFFCSSAIGKYWIEQQIKGSIVNMVATYAWNAGAGVIHSAAAKAGVLSLTRTLAVEWGKQYGIRVNAIAPGPIERTGGADKLWESEAAATRTLESVPLGRIGTPEEIANLATFIMSDKASYMNGECVTLDGGQWLNQYPF, encoded by the coding sequence ATGTTGCAGGGGAAAACCATTATTATTACAGGTGGATCAAGCGGTATGGGGCTTTATATGGCAAAACAGTTTGTGGCTGAAGGTGCAAATGTGGTAATTACAGGACGTAATGAGGAACGCTTAGCTGAAGCTAAAAAGTTTATTGCCGAGGCTGGATCATCGATTGAAACATTTCAAATGGATGTGCGAGTGCCAGAGCACGCAGAGGCAATGGTAGCATTTGCTGTTGAAAAATTTGGACAAGTGGATGGGCTTGTGAATAATGCTGCTGGTAATTTTATCGTGCGTGCAGAGGATTTAACACCAAATGGCTGGAAGGCTGTAGTAGATATTGTACTAAATGGTACATTCTTCTGTTCCTCTGCAATTGGTAAGTATTGGATTGAACAGCAAATAAAAGGGTCTATTGTAAATATGGTAGCCACATATGCTTGGAATGCGGGGGCGGGTGTTATTCATTCAGCCGCGGCAAAAGCTGGGGTATTATCCTTAACAAGGACATTGGCTGTGGAGTGGGGGAAACAGTATGGAATTCGCGTTAATGCTATTGCACCAGGCCCAATTGAACGTACAGGTGGAGCAGATAAGCTTTGGGAGTCAGAGGCGGCTGCTACTCGTACATTGGAATCAGTGCCATTAGGTCGTATTGGTACACCAGAAGAAATAGCAAATTTAGCAACATTTATCATGTCTGATAAGGCAAGCTATATGAATGGAGAATGTGTCACACTGGATGGTGGACAGTGGCTAAACCAGTATCCATTCTAA
- the cbpB gene encoding cyclic-di-AMP-binding protein CbpB has product MISTNSKDLLAMPISDFIISSEKVAHVQSGNSAEHALLVLTRTGYSSIPVLDLKYRLQGLLSIKMITEAILGLEHIEYEKLPDIKVDTIMEKEIAVIKLTDTFQRALDLVINHAFLCVVDEDGTFAGILTRRVILKQLKKHIYQKE; this is encoded by the coding sequence ATGATTTCAACTAACAGCAAAGACTTATTAGCAATGCCAATTAGTGATTTTATCATTTCCTCTGAAAAAGTCGCGCATGTACAAAGCGGAAATAGCGCTGAACATGCACTCCTTGTACTAACACGTACAGGGTATTCGTCCATACCTGTCCTAGATTTGAAATATCGACTTCAAGGTTTACTTAGCATAAAAATGATAACAGAAGCAATTCTTGGACTTGAACATATTGAGTATGAGAAGTTACCAGATATTAAAGTTGACACTATTATGGAAAAAGAAATCGCTGTCATAAAGTTAACGGACACATTCCAGCGTGCTTTAGATTTAGTGATTAACCACGCCTTTTTATGTGTAGTGGACGAAGATGGAACATTTGCAGGGATATTAACAAGACGTGTTATTTTAAAACAGTTGAAAAAGCATATCTATCAAAAAGAGTAA
- a CDS encoding DUF58 domain-containing protein, whose product MTVNYLLPEDWLAKISRFQVATASKLRGQHKGSHRSQRFGASLDFSDFREYHLGDDVRQIDWNVFARTDKYFIKRFLDEQEMRVHILLDATKSMAEDAKWLFARQIVASLGLMVLGRDDRLSFSFVQDEITPPFRRKGSMYRRAFLQIVTDIEKANYAGGFAQGALKVLPKDSTVLFIVTDGLEPIEEWEQLLKRLPRYAGDVRIVQIMTQEELAPHYAGDVRLIDRETGNDVNVTMSSKVIDTYHARRLLHEEELDAICHRFGVRKLQLKVEDGLQHAIFQQFVKAHWVR is encoded by the coding sequence GTGACAGTCAATTATTTATTGCCTGAAGACTGGCTAGCAAAAATTAGCCGCTTTCAAGTAGCAACGGCCTCCAAATTACGTGGGCAGCATAAAGGCTCACACCGTTCGCAACGCTTTGGGGCATCCCTTGATTTCTCGGATTTTCGAGAATACCATTTAGGTGATGATGTACGTCAAATTGATTGGAACGTCTTTGCAAGAACGGATAAATATTTTATTAAACGCTTTTTAGATGAGCAGGAGATGCGCGTACATATTTTACTCGATGCGACAAAATCAATGGCGGAGGATGCCAAGTGGTTATTTGCTCGTCAAATAGTCGCCTCGCTTGGGTTAATGGTACTTGGTCGAGATGATCGCTTGTCTTTTTCATTTGTTCAGGATGAAATAACACCACCATTTCGCCGCAAAGGCTCCATGTATCGACGTGCTTTCTTACAAATCGTAACAGATATTGAGAAAGCAAATTATGCGGGGGGCTTTGCGCAAGGGGCATTAAAGGTATTACCTAAAGATAGTACAGTGCTATTTATTGTTACAGATGGCTTGGAACCAATTGAGGAATGGGAGCAGCTACTAAAACGATTACCGCGCTATGCTGGCGATGTGCGTATCGTACAAATTATGACACAGGAAGAGCTTGCCCCGCATTATGCAGGCGATGTTCGCCTTATTGATCGTGAAACAGGTAATGATGTAAATGTTACAATGTCCTCCAAAGTAATAGATACTTATCATGCACGACGCTTGTTACATGAGGAGGAGCTGGATGCCATATGTCATCGTTTTGGCGTTCGAAAATTACAATTAAAGGTGGAGGATGGCTTGCAGCACGCAATCTTCCAGCAATTCGTAAAAGCACATTGGGTTAGGTGA
- a CDS encoding ABC transporter ATP-binding protein gives MIEIHDLTKRYGSFTALDHLNLSLEEGVVFGFVGANGAGKSTTFSILATLLSPTSGDALINGKSVVKEPKEVRKQIGYMPDFFGVYDQLKVDEYLDFYGASYSISLAERQILIPQLLELVNLTNKRYEYVDLLSRGMKQRLCLARALIHDPKVLILDEPASGLDPRARVEMRDILRNLKSMGKTILISSHILPELAEMCDEIGVIDNGTLIAHGNVAAIQAQLQGEKRIVIKVVDRLADVRAFLEEDPAISSIDVMDSRLEIAFNYRGTDAEQVALLKKAILLDLPIYALSEEEKDLEDVFMAITKGADSQ, from the coding sequence ATGATTGAAATTCATGATTTAACAAAGCGATATGGCTCCTTTACAGCACTGGATCACTTAAATTTATCGTTAGAGGAGGGCGTTGTATTTGGCTTTGTTGGAGCAAATGGAGCAGGTAAATCGACAACCTTTTCCATTTTAGCAACATTGCTATCGCCGACTTCTGGTGATGCGCTAATCAATGGCAAGAGCGTTGTCAAGGAACCGAAGGAAGTACGTAAGCAAATTGGTTATATGCCTGATTTCTTTGGTGTATATGATCAACTGAAGGTTGATGAATATTTAGATTTTTATGGCGCAAGCTACAGCATTTCTTTAGCTGAACGTCAAATACTAATCCCACAGCTATTAGAGCTTGTAAATTTAACGAATAAACGCTATGAATATGTGGACTTATTATCGCGTGGGATGAAACAGCGTCTATGTTTAGCGCGAGCACTTATCCACGATCCGAAGGTATTGATATTGGATGAGCCAGCGTCAGGGTTAGACCCACGTGCTCGTGTGGAAATGCGAGATATTTTACGCAATTTAAAGTCTATGGGAAAAACGATTCTTATTTCATCACATATTTTACCTGAGCTTGCAGAGATGTGTGATGAGATTGGTGTTATTGATAATGGAACATTAATTGCACATGGTAATGTAGCAGCCATTCAAGCACAGCTACAGGGTGAAAAGCGAATTGTCATCAAAGTGGTGGATCGCCTTGCGGATGTGCGTGCATTTCTAGAGGAGGACCCAGCGATCTCGTCTATTGATGTAATGGATAGCCGTCTAGAAATTGCTTTTAATTATCGTGGTACAGATGCGGAGCAGGTAGCATTATTGAAAAAGGCAATACTGTTGGATTTACCGATCTATGCATTAAGTGAGGAAGAGAAAGATTTAGAGGATGTCTTTATGGCGATTACGAAGGGAGCGGACAGTCAATGA
- a CDS encoding ABC transporter permease gives MMGKLYNPVLVKELKLRFRSFKSFSGLMFYLAVICLFVAGFLLLTTEFTGRGFFRPEMSFIMFTILTILQMALVLFITPSLTAGAISSEREKQTLNILLTTTQSSTQIIVGKLLSSVAFLVLMLIAGLPLYSLVFLFGGVSPSQLASIVFFYLVTVVAIGSVGVMFSTITKRTIVAMIATYGSIIFLGGITAFFFFLTTAFHQMGNPSGAGTSFMTYFWAAINPGALMLTLVSSDMDNALAELSGVELPVWVTYLIVYIVIIIFCLAIAIKKLRANMKSNR, from the coding sequence ATGATGGGAAAATTGTATAATCCAGTGCTCGTCAAGGAATTGAAGTTACGCTTCCGTTCTTTTAAAAGCTTTTCAGGCTTAATGTTTTACTTAGCTGTTATTTGCTTATTTGTGGCAGGTTTTTTATTGCTAACAACTGAGTTTACTGGTAGAGGATTTTTTAGACCAGAAATGAGCTTTATCATGTTTACGATTTTAACAATTTTGCAAATGGCACTAGTGCTTTTTATTACACCTAGTTTAACAGCAGGAGCAATTAGTAGTGAACGTGAAAAGCAAACATTGAATATTTTATTAACAACAACACAAAGCTCTACGCAAATTATTGTTGGGAAATTACTATCCTCTGTTGCATTTCTAGTGTTGATGTTAATTGCAGGGTTGCCACTCTATAGCCTAGTATTCTTATTTGGTGGTGTTTCGCCTTCACAGCTTGCATCTATTGTATTCTTTTATTTAGTGACAGTCGTAGCGATTGGTAGTGTTGGTGTGATGTTTTCAACCATTACTAAAAGGACAATCGTTGCAATGATAGCCACATACGGTTCTATTATTTTTTTAGGTGGGATTACAGCCTTTTTCTTCTTTTTAACAACGGCCTTCCATCAGATGGGGAATCCCTCTGGGGCAGGTACTTCCTTTATGACCTATTTTTGGGCGGCTATTAATCCTGGTGCACTGATGTTAACGCTGGTGTCTTCAGATATGGACAATGCATTGGCAGAGCTCTCAGGTGTGGAATTGCCTGTATGGGTTACGTATTTAATTGTTTATATAGTAATAATTATCTTTTGCTTAGCTATTGCGATTAAAAAATTGCGTGCCAATATGAAAAGTAACCGATGA